Proteins from one Akkermansiaceae bacterium genomic window:
- a CDS encoding Ldh family oxidoreductase, translated as MSEFLVIPRADHDSLVIAAYQSRGYSADEAAEGAKLAAEAARHGIRTHHALKALHLDHLFGSEIGGCVPGAEIEVLPSRFPASERWNANKKLGQSVAYRAIDRAIELADQYGVGQIAVDNTFHYLWGGGYVMEAAERGYYAYTNCTSTLAEVVPFGGKFPTLGTNPHSWGIPSTEANGFPIVMDWATSTVAMGRVQALKREGKQLPPGAAVDKDGQPTNDPHQVAALLPFGGHKGYGMSLLNEIFGGLIGGSLPTIRGRETTIPGEKTTTVFYFQVIHPDALSGGNFAQGRTQQGNLKAVLDDVLGHGNENAMLPGQIEAGFRKRSDEAGGILFTDAEVAEFNELAASLGLATWDVSALKRA; from the coding sequence ATGTCCGAATTTCTCGTCATCCCACGCGCCGACCATGATTCGCTCGTCATCGCCGCCTACCAATCCCGCGGCTACTCCGCGGATGAAGCCGCCGAGGGCGCGAAGCTGGCCGCTGAAGCAGCCCGTCACGGCATCCGCACCCACCACGCGCTGAAGGCGCTGCACTTGGACCACCTTTTCGGCTCGGAGATCGGAGGCTGCGTTCCCGGCGCGGAGATCGAGGTGCTGCCGTCCCGTTTCCCCGCCTCCGAGCGTTGGAACGCGAACAAGAAACTGGGCCAATCCGTGGCCTACCGGGCCATCGACCGCGCCATCGAACTGGCGGACCAATACGGCGTCGGCCAGATCGCCGTGGACAACACCTTCCATTACCTCTGGGGCGGCGGCTACGTGATGGAGGCTGCGGAGCGCGGCTACTACGCCTACACGAACTGCACCTCCACCCTCGCAGAGGTGGTTCCTTTCGGCGGAAAATTCCCGACGCTGGGCACGAACCCGCACTCCTGGGGCATCCCGAGCACGGAGGCGAACGGCTTCCCCATCGTGATGGACTGGGCGACCTCCACCGTGGCCATGGGCCGCGTGCAGGCGCTGAAGCGCGAAGGCAAGCAACTGCCTCCGGGTGCCGCCGTGGACAAGGACGGCCAGCCGACCAACGACCCGCACCAGGTGGCGGCGCTGCTGCCTTTCGGCGGCCACAAGGGCTACGGCATGTCCCTGCTCAACGAAATTTTCGGCGGACTCATCGGCGGATCACTTCCGACCATCCGTGGCCGTGAGACAACTATCCCCGGTGAGAAAACCACCACCGTCTTCTACTTCCAGGTCATTCATCCGGACGCCCTTTCCGGCGGCAATTTCGCCCAAGGCCGCACCCAGCAGGGCAACCTCAAGGCGGTGCTGGACGACGTCCTGGGCCACGGCAATGAAAACGCCATGCTCCCCGGCCAGATCGAGGCCGGCTTCCGCAAGCGTTCCGACGAAGCGGGCGGCATCCTGTTCACGGACGCCGAAGTGGCGGAGTTCAACGAACTGGCGGCGAGCCTCGGCTTGGCGACCTGGGATGTGTCCGCGCTGAAGCGCGCCTGA
- a CDS encoding HIT family protein, with protein MAFTLDPKLENGGFALGRTAGCRLLLKNNAHFPWLILVPEVEGVEDLHQLPPQRYTEVLEVVRHVSEFVESHFSPEKLNVACIGNIVRQMHIHIVGRTSGDPAWPGTVWAFDGKKAYTDGEVEEIREAARIALDLE; from the coding sequence ATGGCATTCACGCTCGATCCCAAGCTGGAAAATGGCGGCTTCGCGCTGGGCCGGACCGCCGGGTGCCGGCTGTTGCTGAAGAACAACGCCCATTTTCCGTGGCTCATTCTGGTCCCGGAGGTGGAGGGGGTGGAGGACCTGCATCAGCTCCCGCCGCAGCGCTACACCGAGGTCCTGGAGGTCGTGCGCCACGTCTCGGAGTTCGTGGAATCCCACTTCTCTCCTGAAAAACTCAACGTCGCCTGCATCGGCAACATCGTCCGCCAGATGCACATCCACATCGTCGGGCGGACCAGCGGGGATCCCGCATGGCCCGGCACCGTTTGGGCCTTTGACGGGAAAAAGGCCTATACGGATGGGGAGGTGGAGGAGATCCGCGAAGCCGCCCGCATCGCCCTTGATCTGGAGTGA